The genomic segment GGACGCCCCGGGAGATGAAGGCCTTCCGTGAAGCCCTGACCGCCATCGCCCCGACCATCACCAAGGAGACCCGATGAGCCGCACCGCCACCGTGGAGCGCACCACCAGCGAGTCCACCATCAAGGTCTCGATCGACCTGGACGGCACCGGTGCCAGCACCATCAGCACCGGCGTCGGCTTCTACGACCACATGCTCACTGCACTGAGCAAGCACTCCGGCATCGACATGGAGGTCAGCTGCACCGGCGACGTGCACATCGACGGCCACCACAGCGTCGAGGACACGGCCATCGCGCTCGGGCAGGCCCTGCGACAGGCACTGGGGGACAAGGACGGCATCACGCGCTACGGCGATGCGATGGTCCCGCTCGACGAGGCCCTGGCCCAGTGCGTCGTCGACGTCGCCGGCCGTCCCTACTGCGTGTGCACCGGCGAACCCGAGGGACAGGTCTACGCCCTGATCGGCGGCTCCGGCGTGCCCTATGCCGGCTCGATGACCTACCACGTCTTCGAGTCCTTCGCCCTCAACGCCGGCCTGTGCATCCACATGCGCCTGCTGGCGGGCCGCGATCCGCACCACATCGTCGAGGCGGAGTTCAAGGCACTGGCCCGGGCGCTGCGTACTGCCATCCGGCTGGATCCCAGCGTAAAGGGCATCCCCAGCACCAAGGGCACGCTGTGAGGGTAGGCGTCCTGGACTACGGCTCGGGAAACCTCCACTCCGCCTGTCGCGCCCTGGAATCCGCCGGGGCCACCGTCGTGCTGAGCAGTGACCATGCGGCCCTGCGGGCCTGTGGGCGGCTGCTGGTGCCGGGCGTCGGTGCCTTCGCGGCGTGCATGCAGGGGCTGCTGGCCGTGGGCGGCGACGACCTGGTGGCGCAGTGGGTGGCCGACGAGAAGCCGCTGCTGGGCATCTGCGTCGGACATCAGATCCTGTTCCGTGAGGGCACCGAGCACGGAACGCGGAGCGACGGTCTGGCGATCTTCGGAGGCACCGTCGAGCCATTGCGTTCCACCCGTCTGCCGCACATGGGGTGGAACGGGATCGAGGCACCGCAGGGTACGACGCTCTTCGACGGTCTGGGGAACGAACGCTTCTACTTCGTCCACTCCTACGGTGTGCACGAGGCCCCCGCAGATTGCCTTGTCACGTGGGCAGAGCACGGGGGAGACCGGTTCGTCGCCGCGGTGGAGCGCGGAGCGGTCAGCTCCACCCAGTTCCACCCGGAGAAGTCCGGTCAGGCAGGCGCTCGGTTGCTGCGCAACTGGCTGACCACGGCACGCTGAGGGCCGGGTTCCTGTGCAGGCATGGGCTAGGGTTCAGTCGTGAATTCTCTTGTTCTGCTTCCCGCTGTCGATGTCCAGAATGGCCAGGCCGTGCAGCTCGTCCAGGGCGTGGCCGGTTCCGAGAAGGTCTTCGGTGACCCGCTCGAGGCTGCCCGCCGATGGCAGAGTGAAGGGGCCGAGTGGATCCACCTGGTGGACCTTGACGCCGCCTTCGGCCGGGGCAGCAATGCCGAGACCCTGGCCCGCATCGTGAACGAGCTCCACATCAACGTGGAGATGTCCGGTGGCATCCGCGACGACGAGAGTCTCGAGCGGGCGCTGGAGGCCGGCGCGCGTCGCGTGAACATCGGTACCGCGGCCCTGGAGAACCCCGAGTGGTGCGAGAAGATCATCGCCGAGCACAGTGACCAGGTGGCCATCGGCCTGGACGTGAAGGGCACCCGGCTGGCCGCACGCGGCTGGACGGAGGAGGGCGGCGACCTCTTCGAGACGGTGCAGCGCCTCAACGATGCCGGCTGCCAGCGCTATGTCGTCACTGACGTGGCCAGCGACGGCATGCTCACCGGCCCCAACTTCGAGCTGCTGGGGCAGGTGTGCGCCCGGACCGAGGCGGCCGTGGTGGCCAGCGGCGGCATCTCCACGCTGGAGGACCTGCGCCAGCTACGCGGCCTGATCCCGATCGGCGTCGAGGGCGCGATCGTCGGAACAGCCCTCTACGTCGGC from the Luteococcus japonicus genome contains:
- the hisB gene encoding imidazoleglycerol-phosphate dehydratase HisB, which codes for MSRTATVERTTSESTIKVSIDLDGTGASTISTGVGFYDHMLTALSKHSGIDMEVSCTGDVHIDGHHSVEDTAIALGQALRQALGDKDGITRYGDAMVPLDEALAQCVVDVAGRPYCVCTGEPEGQVYALIGGSGVPYAGSMTYHVFESFALNAGLCIHMRLLAGRDPHHIVEAEFKALARALRTAIRLDPSVKGIPSTKGTL
- the hisH gene encoding imidazole glycerol phosphate synthase subunit HisH; the protein is MRVGVLDYGSGNLHSACRALESAGATVVLSSDHAALRACGRLLVPGVGAFAACMQGLLAVGGDDLVAQWVADEKPLLGICVGHQILFREGTEHGTRSDGLAIFGGTVEPLRSTRLPHMGWNGIEAPQGTTLFDGLGNERFYFVHSYGVHEAPADCLVTWAEHGGDRFVAAVERGAVSSTQFHPEKSGQAGARLLRNWLTTAR
- the priA gene encoding bifunctional 1-(5-phosphoribosyl)-5-((5-phosphoribosylamino)methylideneamino)imidazole-4-carboxamide isomerase/phosphoribosylanthranilate isomerase PriA, encoding MNSLVLLPAVDVQNGQAVQLVQGVAGSEKVFGDPLEAARRWQSEGAEWIHLVDLDAAFGRGSNAETLARIVNELHINVEMSGGIRDDESLERALEAGARRVNIGTAALENPEWCEKIIAEHSDQVAIGLDVKGTRLAARGWTEEGGDLFETVQRLNDAGCQRYVVTDVASDGMLTGPNFELLGQVCARTEAAVVASGGISTLEDLRQLRGLIPIGVEGAIVGTALYVGNFTLPEALEVAKAEVAR